The Tripterygium wilfordii isolate XIE 37 chromosome 4, ASM1340144v1, whole genome shotgun sequence genome has a window encoding:
- the LOC119996700 gene encoding uncharacterized protein LOC119996700 isoform X2: protein MAFDQNSIAKDPVTVNATRTVTEEPRIAATITSGRNTAEGGFASSGSIPVYYPATVPDAGYVTLGYGAAVPPGVTAWAPRMPVPVGSVSVNPAVGGFGYGPSLGNRVVGNAVDHSGSDMGSAFVGARNLGDSVNGNGSDQEEKATRVDYNPNLVNKVGSNGAEQVSEGGGNDSVSGKKVKFLCSFGGKILPRPSDGTLRYVGGQTRIISIKREASFNELMQKMVDIYGQPVIIKYQLPDEDLDALVSVSCPDDLENMMDEYEKLSGSFSDGSAKLRMFLFSASELDSSGVVQFGDLHDGGQKYVDAVNGVVDGVGSTGITRKESMASANSTQNSDISGAETGDCSGLWQGDTTGLPSTCTLSPSNNSATSHDAAPKLMCIDPNPAAYTDASTAPLGIPVVKSGPPQTSEPYPEVEVVRPVPVAAPHQQLGYDFHQPGKEVPQPGPHMQAYVDSRPEVMNNSGFIHLPSQMGFPNSQLFGNAGAVFTQQQLHDNLGGVTHHQFIPAVHMTVASSSHAPVRPTVVQPLVQPQQTRFEQYPNQSTVGPRVVQLPFDPTYNMYKAQVPSQVVGGGYGWHQVQSPETGTYTDGKVPHQQDRKVSGANPLYDSSSAYQSLRSEDAMRFHSISSGMVTGISGDDVIDQRAGARAGVHYQVGTPQADAMALSHNLDAQNGNEGIVYQKTDNSDRIPMVSASNGVMGLAGDVNLPYGKLLGTMPQSSCDDATQKQSVPTYCQVKQEPLNKLINNDIPHVGGLPIQSSERLIQEPAKDFSGKISGLVPKEDTIDSCVSHDHLRPIDGMMEPLQIHPAEICVNKEQNRAPTNTLRKEDILNYGPQPTTGRDALFDNSFSNPQIVRDANHCKPTEVLPSSSEAMCYGHNYLHKESHEAAQLPLLVDPAFSGVESTYVIDRPLPVSEWKDEVSCLQPKIVPSDVEGFTLNGNILSSPSPSSRPVDVVDSSNSLFSNQDPWALRHDTHFPPPRPTKIAVRKEAFVNRDPVVGNHLGSSGEPSTDTRLDDGAFQPLSNLNRDYSLEQARSSKGSEEDLIKKELQAVAENVAASVFQSSTSSNPDLSAHDINESAFDTAQGTEVSNYKDVKTKISEKVNFGFPVSDGIGRLQIIQNSDLEELRELGSGTFGTVYHGKWRGTDVAIKRINDRCFAGKPSEQERMRDDFWNEAIKLADLHHPNVVAFYGVVLDGPGGSIATVTEYMVNGSLRNALQKNVRSLSKRKLLLIAMDVAFGMEYLHGKKIVHFDLKSDNLLVNLRDPHRPICKVGDLGLSKVKCQTLISGGVRGTLPWMAPELLNGSSSLVSEKVDVFSYGIVMWELLTGEEPYADLHYGAIIGGIVSNTLRPPIPESCDPDWKSLMERCWSSEPSERPSFTEIANDLRIMAAKLPPKGQNPPQ from the exons ATGGCATTCGATCAAAACTCAATAGCTAAAGATCCAGTGACAGTAAACGCTACTAGAACTGTAACCGAAGAGCCCCGCATTGCGGCCACTATTACATCTGGTAGAAACACTGCGGAAGGAGGTTTTGCGAGCTCTGGGTCCATACCCGTTTATTATCCGGCAACGGTACCTGATGCTGGTTATGTGACTCTTGGGTATGGTGCTGCAGTGCCTCCTGGTGTTACTGCATGGGCGCCACGTATGCCTGTTCCGGTTGGGAGTGTTAGTGTTAATCCTGCTGTAGGTGGGTTCGGTTATGGTCCCAGTTTGGGGAATAGGGTGGTTGGGAATGCTGTTGATCATTCAGGGAGTGATATGGGATCTGCATTTGTGGGTGCTCGAAATTTGGGGGACAGCGTTAATGGTAATGGAAGTGATCAGGAGGAGAAGGCAACAAGGGTTGATTATAATCCCAATTTGGTTAACAAGGTCGGTAGCAATGGGGCTGAACAAGTGAGTGAAGGTGGTGGAAACGATTCTGTTTCTGGGAAGAAAGTCAAGTTTTTGTGTAGCTTTGGGGGTAAGATTTTACCTAGACCCAGTGATGGTACTCTAAGATATGTTGGAGGACAAACTAGGATTATTAGTATCAAGAGAGAGGCAAGCTTCAATGAGCTTATGCAAAAGATGGTGGACATATATGGGCAACCTGTGATCATTAAGTACCAGCTCCCTGATGAAGATCTTGATGCGTTGGTATCAGTTTCATGCCCTGATGATCTTGAGAACATGATGGATGAGTACGAGAAGTTGAGTGGGAGTTTTTCAGATGGGTCAGCTAAATTGagaatgtttttgttttctgcgTCAGAACTCGACTCTTCTGGTGTGGTGCAGTTTGGAGATTTACACGATGGTGGGCAGAAATATGTGGATGCAGTGAATGGGGTTGTCGATGGAGTTGGAAGCACTGGTATCACAAGGAAGGAGAGTATGGCAAGTGCAAATTCAACACAAAATTCTGATATCAGCGGGGCTGAGACTGGTGATTGCTCAGGTCTGTGGCAAGGGGACACTACTGGGCTGCCATCCACCTGCACATTATCACCTAGCAATAATTCAGCTACTTCCCATGATGCTGCTCCAAAATTGATGTGCATTGATCCCAACCCCGCAGCTTATACTGATGCTTCTACTGCTCCATTGGGCATTCCAGTTGTTAAGTCTGGGCCACCTCAAACTTCAGAACCTTACCCCGAGGTTGAAGTGGTGAGGCCTGTACCTGTTGCTGCACCACATCAGCAACTAGGTTATGATTTCCATCAACCTGGAAAGGAAGTTCCACAGCCAGGACCTCACATGCAGGCTTATGTTGATTCTCGACCAGAAGTTATGAACAACTCAGGCTTTATACATCTTCCTTCCCAAATGGGATTTCCAAATTCTCAATTGTTTGGAAATGCAGGAGCTGTGTTTACTCAACAACAACTCCATGATAATCTGGGAGGTGTTACTCATCATCAGTTTATTCCTGCGGTGCACATGACAGTGGCTTCATCTTCTCATGCTCCTGTCAGGCCTACAGTGGTTCAACCATTAGTGCAGCCGCAACAAACTCGGTTCGAGCAATATCCCAATCAAAGCACAGTTGGGCCTAGGGTTGTTCAGCTTCCTTTTGATCCAACCTACAATATGTATAAGGCGCAGGTCCCATCTCAAGTAGTTGGGGGAGGCTATGGCTGGCATCAAGTTCAGTCACCTGAGACTGGAACGTACACTGATGGTAAAGTGCCTCATCAACAG GATCGTAAAGTGAGTGGTGCAAATCCTTTATATGATTCAAGCTCGGCTTATCAAAGTCTCCGTTCAGAAGATGCAATGAGATTTCATTCAATAAGCAGTGGTATGGTAACTGGCATCTCAGGTGATGATGTCATTGACCAACGTGCTGGTGCTCGAGCTGGAGTCCATTATCAAGTTGGAACACCTCAAGCGGATGCAATGGCATTGTCTCATAACCTTGATGCACAAAATGGAAATGAGGGAATTGTTTACCAGAAAACAGACAATTCTGATCGTATTCCCATGGTTTCAGCTTCCAATGGAGTGATGGGTTTGGCTGGTGACGTCAACTTACCTTACGGAAAACTTTTAGGTACCATGCCTCAATCTTCCTGTGATGATGCGACACAGAAGCAGTCAGTGCCAACTTATTGTCAGGTTAAACAGGAGCCACTTAATAAACTTATCAATAATGATATACCGCATGTTGGAGGTTTACCTATTCAATCTTCAGAGCGCCTGATTCAAGAACCCGCAAAAGACTTTTCTGGTAAGATCTCAGGCCTTGTTCCCAAAGAAGATACGATAGACTCCTGTGTATCACATGACCATCTGAGACCCATTGATGGGATGATGGAACCTCTCCAAATACATCCAGCTGAGATTTGTGTtaataaagaacaaaatagGGCACCCACTAATACGCTTAGAAAAGAAGATATTTTGAATTATGGACCACAGCCAACTACAGGGAGGGATGCACTTTTTGATAATTCCTTTAGCAATCCGCAAATAGTTCGTGATGCAAATCATTGCAAACCCACTGAAGTTTTGCCTTCTAGCTCTGAAGCAATGTGTTATGGGCATAATTATCTGCACAAGGAATCACATGAGGCAGCTCAACTTCCTCTTTTGGTCGATCCAGCATTCTCTGGTGTTGAGTCGACTTATGTAATCGACAGACCTCTGCCTGTTTCTGAGTGGAAGGATGAAGTCTCATGCTTACAGCCAAAGATTGTTCCTAGTGATGTAGAAGGTTTTACCTTGAATGGTAACATACTATCTTCTCCATCCCCTTCTAGCAGGCCCGTTGATGTTGTGGACTCGTCAAACTCTCTTTTTAGCAACCAGGATCCTTGGGCTTTGCGTCATGATACTCATTTCCCCCCTCCCAGGCCTACTAAAATTGCAGTAAGAAAGGAAGCCTTTGTTAATAGGGACCCAGTGGTTGGTAATCATTTGGGCAGTAGTGGGGAACCAAGTACAGACACAAGATTGGATGACGGAGCCTTCCAGCCATTGAGCAATTTAAATAGGGATTACAGTTTAGAGCAAGCTCGTTCCTCCAAAG GCTCAGAAGAGGACCTCATCAAGAAAGAACTCCAAGCTGTCGCTGAGAATGTAGCTGCTTCTGTCTTTCAATCTTCTACATCTTCTAATCCTGATTTATCAGCTCATGACATTAATGAATCTGCCTTTGACACTGCTCAAGGCACAGAAGTTTCAAATTATAAG GATGTGAAGACCAAAATTTCGGAGAAGGTgaattttggttttcctgtgtCAGATGGCATCGGTCGCTTGCAG attaTTCAGAATAGTGACCTTGAAGAGCTGAGAGAGTTAGGTTCTGGTACTTTTGGCACTGTTTATCATGGAAAGTGGAGGGGTACTGATGTCGCAATTAAACGGATTAATGACAGGTGTTTTGCTGGGAAACCTTCAGAACAAGAGCGAATG AGAGATGATTTTTGGAATGAGGCCATTAAGCTTGCTGACTTGCACCATCCAAATGTGGTAGCCTTCTATGGTGTTGTGCTGGATGGCCCTGGAGGCTCAATTGCCACAGTAACTGAGTATATGGTTAATGGATCCTTGAGAAATGCTCTGCAGAAGAATGTGAG GAGCCTCAGCAAGCGCAAGCTCCTTTTGATTGCCATGGATGTGGCCTTTGGGATGGAGTATTTACATGGAAAGAAGATAGtgcattttgatttgaaaagtgaCAATTTACTTGTCAATCTTAGAGACCCTCACCGCCCAATATGCAAG GTTGGTGATTTGGGCTTGTCTAAGGTGAAATGTCAGACACTTATATCTGGTGGTGTTCGAGGAACACTTCCATGGATGGCACCTGAGCTTCTAAATGGTAGCAGTAGCCTTGTTTCAGAGAAG GTTGATGTGTTTTCATATGGTATTGTGATGTGGGAACTTCTTACTGGGGAAGAACCATATGCAGACTTGCATTATGGGGCGATTATAG GTGGAATCGTCAGCAATACCTTGCGGCCACCAATACCAGAATCATGTGATCCGGATTGGAAATCACTGATGGAGAGATGTTGGTCGTCAGAGCCATCAGAGAGACCGAGCTTTACTGAAATTGCCAACGACTTGCGAATTATGGCTGCAAAACTTCCTCCGAAAGGACAAAACCCGCCTCAATAA
- the LOC119996700 gene encoding uncharacterized protein LOC119996700 isoform X3: MPVPVGSVSVNPAVGGFGYGPSLGNRVVGNAVDHSGSDMGSAFVGARNLGDSVNGNGSDQEEKATRVDYNPNLVNKVGSNGAEQVSEGGGNDSVSGKKVKFLCSFGGKILPRPSDGTLRYVGGQTRIISIKREASFNELMQKMVDIYGQPVIIKYQLPDEDLDALVSVSCPDDLENMMDEYEKLSGSFSDGSAKLRMFLFSASELDSSGVVQFGDLHDGGQKYVDAVNGVVDGVGSTGITRKESMASANSTQNSDISGAETGDCSGLWQGDTTGLPSTCTLSPSNNSATSHDAAPKLMCIDPNPAAYTDASTAPLGIPVVKSGPPQTSEPYPEVEVVRPVPVAAPHQQLGYDFHQPGKEVPQPGPHMQAYVDSRPEVMNNSGFIHLPSQMGFPNSQLFGNAGAVFTQQQLHDNLGGVTHHQFIPAVHMTVASSSHAPVRPTVVQPLVQPQQTRFEQYPNQSTVGPRVVQLPFDPTYNMYKAQVPSQVVGGGYGWHQVQSPETGTYTDGKVPHQQVIFTEKILRLQDCYMCQNVLPHAHSDTLPQDRKVSGANPLYDSSSAYQSLRSEDAMRFHSISSGMVTGISGDDVIDQRAGARAGVHYQVGTPQADAMALSHNLDAQNGNEGIVYQKTDNSDRIPMVSASNGVMGLAGDVNLPYGKLLGTMPQSSCDDATQKQSVPTYCQVKQEPLNKLINNDIPHVGGLPIQSSERLIQEPAKDFSGKISGLVPKEDTIDSCVSHDHLRPIDGMMEPLQIHPAEICVNKEQNRAPTNTLRKEDILNYGPQPTTGRDALFDNSFSNPQIVRDANHCKPTEVLPSSSEAMCYGHNYLHKESHEAAQLPLLVDPAFSGVESTYVIDRPLPVSEWKDEVSCLQPKIVPSDVEGFTLNGNILSSPSPSSRPVDVVDSSNSLFSNQDPWALRHDTHFPPPRPTKIAVRKEAFVNRDPVVGNHLGSSGEPSTDTRLDDGAFQPLSNLNRDYSLEQARSSKGSEEDLIKKELQAVAENVAASVFQSSTSSNPDLSAHDINESAFDTAQGTEVSNYKDVKTKISEKVNFGFPVSDGIGRLQIIQNSDLEELRELGSGTFGTVYHGKWRGTDVAIKRINDRCFAGKPSEQERMRDDFWNEAIKLADLHHPNVVAFYGVVLDGPGGSIATVTEYMVNGSLRNALQKNVRSLSKRKLLLIAMDVAFGMEYLHGKKIVHFDLKSDNLLVNLRDPHRPICKVGDLGLSKVKCQTLISGGVRGTLPWMAPELLNGSSSLVSEKVDVFSYGIVMWELLTGEEPYADLHYGAIIGGIVSNTLRPPIPESCDPDWKSLMERCWSSEPSERPSFTEIANDLRIMAAKLPPKGQNPPQ, encoded by the exons ATGCCTGTTCCGGTTGGGAGTGTTAGTGTTAATCCTGCTGTAGGTGGGTTCGGTTATGGTCCCAGTTTGGGGAATAGGGTGGTTGGGAATGCTGTTGATCATTCAGGGAGTGATATGGGATCTGCATTTGTGGGTGCTCGAAATTTGGGGGACAGCGTTAATGGTAATGGAAGTGATCAGGAGGAGAAGGCAACAAGGGTTGATTATAATCCCAATTTGGTTAACAAGGTCGGTAGCAATGGGGCTGAACAAGTGAGTGAAGGTGGTGGAAACGATTCTGTTTCTGGGAAGAAAGTCAAGTTTTTGTGTAGCTTTGGGGGTAAGATTTTACCTAGACCCAGTGATGGTACTCTAAGATATGTTGGAGGACAAACTAGGATTATTAGTATCAAGAGAGAGGCAAGCTTCAATGAGCTTATGCAAAAGATGGTGGACATATATGGGCAACCTGTGATCATTAAGTACCAGCTCCCTGATGAAGATCTTGATGCGTTGGTATCAGTTTCATGCCCTGATGATCTTGAGAACATGATGGATGAGTACGAGAAGTTGAGTGGGAGTTTTTCAGATGGGTCAGCTAAATTGagaatgtttttgttttctgcgTCAGAACTCGACTCTTCTGGTGTGGTGCAGTTTGGAGATTTACACGATGGTGGGCAGAAATATGTGGATGCAGTGAATGGGGTTGTCGATGGAGTTGGAAGCACTGGTATCACAAGGAAGGAGAGTATGGCAAGTGCAAATTCAACACAAAATTCTGATATCAGCGGGGCTGAGACTGGTGATTGCTCAGGTCTGTGGCAAGGGGACACTACTGGGCTGCCATCCACCTGCACATTATCACCTAGCAATAATTCAGCTACTTCCCATGATGCTGCTCCAAAATTGATGTGCATTGATCCCAACCCCGCAGCTTATACTGATGCTTCTACTGCTCCATTGGGCATTCCAGTTGTTAAGTCTGGGCCACCTCAAACTTCAGAACCTTACCCCGAGGTTGAAGTGGTGAGGCCTGTACCTGTTGCTGCACCACATCAGCAACTAGGTTATGATTTCCATCAACCTGGAAAGGAAGTTCCACAGCCAGGACCTCACATGCAGGCTTATGTTGATTCTCGACCAGAAGTTATGAACAACTCAGGCTTTATACATCTTCCTTCCCAAATGGGATTTCCAAATTCTCAATTGTTTGGAAATGCAGGAGCTGTGTTTACTCAACAACAACTCCATGATAATCTGGGAGGTGTTACTCATCATCAGTTTATTCCTGCGGTGCACATGACAGTGGCTTCATCTTCTCATGCTCCTGTCAGGCCTACAGTGGTTCAACCATTAGTGCAGCCGCAACAAACTCGGTTCGAGCAATATCCCAATCAAAGCACAGTTGGGCCTAGGGTTGTTCAGCTTCCTTTTGATCCAACCTACAATATGTATAAGGCGCAGGTCCCATCTCAAGTAGTTGGGGGAGGCTATGGCTGGCATCAAGTTCAGTCACCTGAGACTGGAACGTACACTGATGGTAAAGTGCCTCATCAACAGGTAATTTTTACTGAAAAGATTCTGAGGTTGCAAGACTGTTATATGTGTCAGAATGTACTGCCTCATGCACATTCGGATACTTTGCCACAGGATCGTAAAGTGAGTGGTGCAAATCCTTTATATGATTCAAGCTCGGCTTATCAAAGTCTCCGTTCAGAAGATGCAATGAGATTTCATTCAATAAGCAGTGGTATGGTAACTGGCATCTCAGGTGATGATGTCATTGACCAACGTGCTGGTGCTCGAGCTGGAGTCCATTATCAAGTTGGAACACCTCAAGCGGATGCAATGGCATTGTCTCATAACCTTGATGCACAAAATGGAAATGAGGGAATTGTTTACCAGAAAACAGACAATTCTGATCGTATTCCCATGGTTTCAGCTTCCAATGGAGTGATGGGTTTGGCTGGTGACGTCAACTTACCTTACGGAAAACTTTTAGGTACCATGCCTCAATCTTCCTGTGATGATGCGACACAGAAGCAGTCAGTGCCAACTTATTGTCAGGTTAAACAGGAGCCACTTAATAAACTTATCAATAATGATATACCGCATGTTGGAGGTTTACCTATTCAATCTTCAGAGCGCCTGATTCAAGAACCCGCAAAAGACTTTTCTGGTAAGATCTCAGGCCTTGTTCCCAAAGAAGATACGATAGACTCCTGTGTATCACATGACCATCTGAGACCCATTGATGGGATGATGGAACCTCTCCAAATACATCCAGCTGAGATTTGTGTtaataaagaacaaaatagGGCACCCACTAATACGCTTAGAAAAGAAGATATTTTGAATTATGGACCACAGCCAACTACAGGGAGGGATGCACTTTTTGATAATTCCTTTAGCAATCCGCAAATAGTTCGTGATGCAAATCATTGCAAACCCACTGAAGTTTTGCCTTCTAGCTCTGAAGCAATGTGTTATGGGCATAATTATCTGCACAAGGAATCACATGAGGCAGCTCAACTTCCTCTTTTGGTCGATCCAGCATTCTCTGGTGTTGAGTCGACTTATGTAATCGACAGACCTCTGCCTGTTTCTGAGTGGAAGGATGAAGTCTCATGCTTACAGCCAAAGATTGTTCCTAGTGATGTAGAAGGTTTTACCTTGAATGGTAACATACTATCTTCTCCATCCCCTTCTAGCAGGCCCGTTGATGTTGTGGACTCGTCAAACTCTCTTTTTAGCAACCAGGATCCTTGGGCTTTGCGTCATGATACTCATTTCCCCCCTCCCAGGCCTACTAAAATTGCAGTAAGAAAGGAAGCCTTTGTTAATAGGGACCCAGTGGTTGGTAATCATTTGGGCAGTAGTGGGGAACCAAGTACAGACACAAGATTGGATGACGGAGCCTTCCAGCCATTGAGCAATTTAAATAGGGATTACAGTTTAGAGCAAGCTCGTTCCTCCAAAG GCTCAGAAGAGGACCTCATCAAGAAAGAACTCCAAGCTGTCGCTGAGAATGTAGCTGCTTCTGTCTTTCAATCTTCTACATCTTCTAATCCTGATTTATCAGCTCATGACATTAATGAATCTGCCTTTGACACTGCTCAAGGCACAGAAGTTTCAAATTATAAG GATGTGAAGACCAAAATTTCGGAGAAGGTgaattttggttttcctgtgtCAGATGGCATCGGTCGCTTGCAG attaTTCAGAATAGTGACCTTGAAGAGCTGAGAGAGTTAGGTTCTGGTACTTTTGGCACTGTTTATCATGGAAAGTGGAGGGGTACTGATGTCGCAATTAAACGGATTAATGACAGGTGTTTTGCTGGGAAACCTTCAGAACAAGAGCGAATG AGAGATGATTTTTGGAATGAGGCCATTAAGCTTGCTGACTTGCACCATCCAAATGTGGTAGCCTTCTATGGTGTTGTGCTGGATGGCCCTGGAGGCTCAATTGCCACAGTAACTGAGTATATGGTTAATGGATCCTTGAGAAATGCTCTGCAGAAGAATGTGAG GAGCCTCAGCAAGCGCAAGCTCCTTTTGATTGCCATGGATGTGGCCTTTGGGATGGAGTATTTACATGGAAAGAAGATAGtgcattttgatttgaaaagtgaCAATTTACTTGTCAATCTTAGAGACCCTCACCGCCCAATATGCAAG GTTGGTGATTTGGGCTTGTCTAAGGTGAAATGTCAGACACTTATATCTGGTGGTGTTCGAGGAACACTTCCATGGATGGCACCTGAGCTTCTAAATGGTAGCAGTAGCCTTGTTTCAGAGAAG GTTGATGTGTTTTCATATGGTATTGTGATGTGGGAACTTCTTACTGGGGAAGAACCATATGCAGACTTGCATTATGGGGCGATTATAG GTGGAATCGTCAGCAATACCTTGCGGCCACCAATACCAGAATCATGTGATCCGGATTGGAAATCACTGATGGAGAGATGTTGGTCGTCAGAGCCATCAGAGAGACCGAGCTTTACTGAAATTGCCAACGACTTGCGAATTATGGCTGCAAAACTTCCTCCGAAAGGACAAAACCCGCCTCAATAA